A portion of the Syntrophales bacterium genome contains these proteins:
- the tilS gene encoding tRNA lysidine(34) synthetase TilS produces the protein MDPFLRRISRTIDRFSMIGEGERVLAAVSGGADSAALLEVLCRLASGRKWVLSAAHLNHGLRGEEANRDEAFVQSLADRLRVPLACRRLEQGALRDRDGKSLEEAARDARYDFLREAAENAGAGRIALGHNRGDQAETVLMNMVRGTGLDGLKGMLPVRDCLFVRPLLYASRREIAEFLKREGLSFREDATNRDQRFFRNRLRQDLLPHLSSQYNIRVEEGLARLADIARRENDFLEETVREVLGRLVPARTGSRIEVPLDGLAGLHEAVRFRVVKALLDALAPGRRVGYGHAESVLALAAGDRPQGALHLPGGVTAVREYGRLILLTRVPETAGYEYPVDVPGRTAIPEAGCRLEVSQVEPPWGMGTGRVALFDADRLAFPLTVRSARPGDRIRPLGLGGTKKLQDIFTDRKTPRSRRSILPVLEDRGGILWVAGVCRGDRALVTVDTLRVLRVEIEETPREEAPSQSV, from the coding sequence ATGGACCCGTTCCTGCGCAGGATTTCCCGGACCATCGACCGCTTCTCCATGATCGGGGAAGGGGAGCGGGTCCTTGCGGCCGTCTCCGGCGGGGCCGATTCGGCGGCCCTCCTGGAGGTGCTCTGCCGCCTGGCCTCCGGCCGGAAGTGGGTCCTGTCGGCGGCCCACTTGAATCACGGTCTCCGCGGCGAGGAGGCGAACCGGGACGAGGCTTTCGTCCAGTCCCTGGCGGACCGGCTGCGCGTGCCCCTGGCCTGCCGCCGCCTGGAGCAGGGGGCCCTGCGGGACCGGGACGGGAAGTCCCTCGAGGAGGCGGCCCGGGACGCCCGCTATGATTTTCTCCGGGAAGCCGCCGAAAACGCGGGCGCCGGCCGCATCGCCCTGGGCCACAACCGCGGGGACCAGGCGGAGACGGTGCTCATGAACATGGTCCGGGGAACCGGCCTCGATGGCCTGAAGGGAATGCTGCCTGTCCGGGACTGCCTCTTCGTGCGGCCGCTTCTTTATGCATCCCGGCGGGAGATCGCGGAGTTCCTGAAGAGAGAAGGGCTGTCCTTCCGGGAGGACGCGACGAACCGGGACCAGCGGTTTTTCCGGAACCGGCTCCGGCAGGACCTCCTGCCACACCTCTCGTCCCAGTACAATATCCGGGTGGAGGAGGGGCTGGCCCGGCTGGCGGACATCGCCCGCCGGGAGAACGATTTCCTGGAGGAGACGGTCCGGGAGGTCCTGGGGCGGCTTGTCCCGGCCCGGACGGGTTCCCGGATCGAGGTGCCCTTGGACGGCCTGGCGGGCCTGCACGAAGCGGTCCGGTTCCGGGTGGTGAAGGCGCTCCTGGACGCCCTGGCCCCCGGCCGGAGGGTCGGGTACGGTCACGCGGAGTCGGTCCTGGCCCTGGCGGCGGGAGACCGGCCCCAGGGGGCTCTCCACCTTCCCGGCGGTGTCACGGCCGTCCGGGAATACGGCCGGCTGATCCTCCTGACCCGGGTTCCGGAAACCGCCGGATACGAATATCCCGTGGACGTGCCGGGACGGACCGCCATTCCCGAGGCGGGATGCCGCCTCGAAGTGTCCCAGGTCGAGCCTCCATGGGGGATGGGAACCGGCCGGGTCGCGCTGTTCGATGCGGACAGGCTTGCCTTTCCGCTGACAGTCCGGTCCGCCCGTCCGGGGGATCGCATCCGCCCCCTGGGGCTCGGTGGAACGAAAAAGCTGCAGGACATTTTCACCGACCGGAAGACTCCTCGGTCCCGGCGATCCATCCTGCCGGTTCTTGAAGATCGAGGAGGGATCCTCTGGGTGGCGGGCGTCTGCCGCGGTGACCGGGCCCTCGTGACGGTGGACACGCTCCGCGTCCTCCGGGTGGAAATCGAGGAGACACCCCGGGAGGAGGCGCCGTCGCAAAGTGTTTGA
- a CDS encoding HAD-IA family hydrolase: MEADLLIFDLDGTLVSSGGDIAASVNATLRRLSLPERPVEEILRFVGDGVRVLIERSLGGLDGGRFDEALEYFGTHYREHMLDTTRPYPGIEEALRHFAGKRKVILTNKRHSFALPIAEALGLTGHFDEVIGADSTPFIKPDPRLLDLVTRRFGVSPGRTAVIGDGVNDVLLAQNGGALSCAYLKGLTPREKLLALRPDRTYEDPAELVTLIR, translated from the coding sequence ATGGAAGCGGACCTTTTGATTTTTGACCTCGACGGCACACTCGTGTCTTCCGGGGGAGACATTGCGGCATCGGTGAACGCAACCCTGCGGCGCCTGAGCCTGCCTGAGCGGCCCGTTGAGGAGATCCTCCGGTTCGTCGGCGACGGGGTGCGCGTGCTGATCGAGCGCAGCCTGGGCGGGTTGGACGGCGGACGCTTCGACGAGGCCCTCGAGTATTTCGGCACCCATTACCGGGAGCACATGCTGGACACGACCCGCCCGTACCCCGGCATCGAGGAGGCGCTCCGCCACTTCGCGGGCAAGCGCAAGGTGATCCTGACGAACAAGCGCCATTCCTTCGCGCTGCCCATCGCCGAGGCCCTGGGCCTGACGGGGCATTTCGACGAGGTGATCGGCGCCGACAGCACCCCCTTCATCAAGCCGGACCCCCGCCTGCTGGACCTGGTGACCCGGCGGTTCGGCGTTTCCCCCGGCCGGACCGCCGTGATCGGAGACGGCGTCAACGACGTGCTCCTGGCTCAAAACGGCGGTGCCTTGAGCTGTGCGTACCTGAAGGGGCTCACGCCCCGGGAGAAACTCCTGGCCCTCCGTCCCGACCGCACGTACGAGGATCCGGCGGAGCTCGTGACGCTGATCCGCTGA